One Huiozyma naganishii CBS 8797 chromosome 4, complete genome genomic region harbors:
- the TFB5 gene encoding TFIIH complex subunit TFB5 (similar to Saccharomyces cerevisiae TFB5 (YDR079C-A); ancestral locus Anc_8.211) encodes MVRARRGVLLQCDASIKALIVQIDSDRSDLILEELDDTHLLVDPAKVEYIKSELNRLLSKNDYNPIDEEEEEA; translated from the coding sequence ATGGTGAGGGCCAGGAGAGGTGTTTTATTACAATGTGATGCATCTATTAAAGCACTGATAGTGCAAATAGATAGCGATCGGAGTGACTTGATACTGGAAGAACTGGATGACACGCACCTGTTGGTGGACCCCGCTAAAGTAGAATACATCAAAAGTGAACTAAACAGACTACTTTCTAAGAATGACTACAACCCTATagatgaggaggaggaggaggcaTGA
- the SNF11 gene encoding Snf11p (similar to Saccharomyces cerevisiae SNF11 (YDR073W); ancestral locus Anc_8.194), producing the protein MSSSVSAAPSALAVDPDTIVSLEEQRQYKIQLLLHINSVLLAKVIHVTNTAATLDHSNKIVVSQCLKRVHANLQCVSQINQGLIRAKPMIMTALDADPLNSSSNAGTPGGVGTPQQPPHDILSKLYLLMSRVFEFW; encoded by the coding sequence ATGAGCTCGAGTGTATCTGCCGCGCCATCGGCACTTGCCGTGGATCCAGATACAATCGTGTCCCTGGAGGAGCAACGGCAGTACAAGATccagttgctgttgcacATCAACAGCGTTCTCTTGGCTAAAGTGATACACGTAACGAACACAGCGGCAACACTCGaccacagcaacaagaTCGTCGTGTCGCAGTGTCTAAAACGTGTACATGCAAACCTACAGTGCGTGTCGCAGATAAATCAAGGTCTCATTAGGGCAAAACCAATGATCATGACCGCTTTAGACGCAGATCCACTAAATAGTAGTAGTAACGCGGGGACCCCAGGTGGTGTGGGTACACCGCAGCAACCACCGCATGATATTCTATCCAAATTGTACCTGCTCATGTCTAGAGTCTTTGAGTTTTGGTGA
- the SED1 gene encoding Sed1p (similar to Saccharomyces cerevisiae SED1 (YDR077W) and SPI1 (YER150W); ancestral locus Anc_8.201), producing the protein MKLSSSLLISAAVASSTVNAQNLYGLGYVNTTSSASLAPAESSRVLSSSSEAVSSSVVPSSASSLSSEAVSSSVVPSSSVVPSSVSSVSSEAVSSSVVSAPTISYPYNVTTGYTTETTVVTEFTTYCPEPTTITTNGKTITVTAPTTLTITDCPCTLTHTKPVKTEWTTTTEVVTKLTTYCPEPTTITTNGKTITVSTPGPVTITDCPCTVTKQVPKDEGHATTTPGKAPAVTTATAKAEPKAPATTATAKAETKAPTTVAIATSKSAAPASVKPQVSTNFNAGNALVPSFAGLLGAGLLLL; encoded by the coding sequence ATGAAATTGTCCAGCTCGCTTTTGATCTCTGCCGCAGTCGCTTCTAGTACTGTCAACGCACAAAATCTTTACGGATTAGGGTACGTTAATACGACCAGTTCTGCCTCACTGGCTCCAGCTGAGTCTAGCAGAGTTTTATCTAGCTCTAGTGAGGCCGTCTCCTCTAGCGTCGTTCCATCTTCAGCTTCGTCTCTCAGCAGCGAGGCTGTTTCCTCCAGCGTGGTCCCATCTTCCAGTGTGGTTCCTTCTTCCGTTTCGTCTGTCAGCAGTGAAGCTGTCTCCTCCAGTGTAGTTAGTGCTCCAACCATCTCGTACCCTTACAACGTCACAACAGGTTACACTACTGAAACTACCGTGGTTACTGAATTCACTACATACTGTCCAGAACCAaccaccatcaccaccaatGGTAAGACCATTACAGTCACTGCCCCAACTACTTTGACTATAACGGACTGCCCATGCACATTGACACACACCAAGCCAGTCAAGACCGAATGGACCACAACGACTGAAGTTGTTACCAAGTTGACCACCTACTGTCCAGAGCCAACAaccatcaccaccaacgGTAAGACTATCACCGTTTCCACCCCTGGTCCTGTGACGATCACTGACTGTCCATGCACTGTCACCAAGCAAGTTCCTAAGGATGAGGGTCACGCCACCACTACTCCAGGTAAGGCTCCAGCTGTTACCACTGCTACTGCCAAGGCCGAACCCAAGGCTCCAGCTACCACTGCTACTGCCAAGGCTGAGACCAAGGCTCCAACAACCGTCGCTATTGCTACCTCCAAGTCTGCTGCTCCAGCTTCTGTCAAACCTCAAGTGTCCACAAACTTCAACGCTGGTAACGCTTTGGTCCCATCCTTCGCTGGTCTTCTAGGTGCTGGTCTTCTTCTGttataa
- the TPS2 gene encoding trehalose-phosphatase TPS2 (similar to Saccharomyces cerevisiae TPS2 (YDR074W); ancestral locus Anc_8.195), protein MTAPNAKKQRVINCVSQLPYRIQLNESKDTWRLLPQAGNSALFSSLDYLQESDEYEQLVVGWTGEITRETDLAEQFGADVTMTNNDDDSETPVVPDSNADEALYLTPEQMDKLTEVMNAQNKKNFNPVWLLRKNQSRWRQYAEKTIWPTFHYILNPLLIEADNNSGSSAPAPSAKKGSNPAAPGGVPAPKESVPTGDEEKNSWWYDYVKFNEAYAMKIGEIYQPGDVIWIHDYYLLLLPQLLRMKFANDNVKIGYFHHAPWPSYEYFRCLPRRKQILDGLVGANLITFQNEQFSRHFVSSCKRLLDCTSKKKKSDKGADQYQISAYGGDLIVDSLPIGVNKNQLIKDAFTSDIDSKVQAIKQAYQNKKIIIGRDRLDSVRGVVQKLRAFETFLTMFPEWREQVVLIQVSSPTANRDSPQTIRLEQQVNDLVNSINSQFGNLNFAPVQHYYMRIPKDVYLSLLRVADLCLITTVRDGTNTTALEYVTIKSHKSDYQCYGNPLILSEFSGSSTLLKDAIIVNPWDSVAVAKSINMALNLTKSAASELQAKLSPEVPTVQSWTDKYLKTLSSQNTDQSSGGKITPALNRPVLLDTYNQAKRRLFLFDYDGTLTPIVQDPAAAIPTAKLYTILEKLAADPRNQIWIISGRDQQFLGKWIGSKNKRLGLSAEHGCFIKDIDCPEWVNLTEKVDMSWQERVGKAMEEITNKTQGSFIERKKVALTWHYRRAVPELGEFHAAELKKMLKSVCDEYDLEIMDGKANIEVRPRFVNKGEIVKRLVWHEHGTEQDLLKPVNEKVDINKMPDFILCLGDDFTDEDMFRELNTIEDKWEEKYPENKNSHKNFGIYPVTVGSASKQTIAKAHLTDPGQVLDTLGLLIGNVSLFQSAGTVELDSRGHVKNSESSLKSQLAGEKYILKKSASSTSIKKVNK, encoded by the coding sequence ATGACTGCACCTAACGCTAAGAAGCAGCGAGTGATTAACTGTGTCTCCCAATTGCCTTACAGGATTCAGTTGAATGAGTCCAAAGATACCTGGAGATTGCTCCCTCAGGCGGGCAACTCGGCgctcttctcctcattgGATTACTTGCAGGAATCCGATGAGTACGAACAGCTGGTCGTGGGGTGGACAGGTGAGATTACTAGGGAGACGGATCTCGCTGAACAGTTTGGAGCTGATGTTACCATGACGAATaacgacgacgacagcGAGACACCCGTTGTGCCGGATTCCAATGCGGATGAGGCATTGTACTTGACCCCAGAACAAATGGACAAGCTGACAGAAGTCATGAACGCgcagaacaagaagaacttcAACCCGGTTTGGTTGCTAAGGAAGAACCAGAGTAGATGGAGACAGTACGCGGAGAAAACCATCTGGCCTACTTTCCACTACATTCTCAACCCTTTGCTCATCGAGGCGGATAACAATTCCGGGAGCAGTGCGCCCGCTCCAAGTGCGAAGAAGGGATCCAACCCTGCAGCCCCAGGGGGCGTCCCAGCACCAAAGGAGAGTGTCCCCACGGgggatgaggagaagaacagcTGGTGGTACGACTACGTTAAGTTCAACGAAGCGTACGCGATGAAGATCGGCGAGATCTATCAACCAGGTGATGTCATCTGGATCCACGACTACTACTTGCTCCTATTGCCACAGTTGCTCAGAATGAAGTTCGCAAACGATAACGTCAAGATCGGATACTTCCACCACGCACCTTGGCCAAGTTACGAGTATTTCAGGTGTCTACCACGGAGGAAACAGATCCTGGACGGGCTAGTGGGAGCTAACTTGATAACGTTCCAAAACGAACAATTCTCCCGCCATTTCGTATCCTCTTGCAAGAGATTGTTGGACTGCAcctcgaagaagaagaagagcgaCAAGGGGGCCGATCAGTACCAGATTAGCGCATACGGTGGTGACCTGATCGTGGACTCCTTGCCCATTGGGGTTAACAAAAACCAGCTGATCAAGGACGCCTTCACAAGCGACATAGACTCAAAGGTCCAAGCTATCAAGCAGGCGTaccagaacaaaaaaatcatcaTAGGGAGAGATCGTTTGGATTCGGTTCGCGGtgttgttcaaaaactaCGCGCCTTTGAAACTTTCTTGACAATGTTCCCCGAGTGGAGAGAACAGGTCGTCCTGATCCAGGTGTCCTCCCCAACTGCAAACAGAGACTCCCCACAGACCATCAGACTGGAACAGCAAGTCAACGACCTCGTCAACTCCATCAACTCGCAGTTCGGTAACCTGAACTTCGCCCCAGTGCAACATTACTACATGCGAATCCCTAAAGATGTCTATTTATCGTTGTTGAGAGTTGCAGACCTGTGCCTCATCACTACCGTTAGAGACGGTACCAACACAACCGCGCTCGAATACGTTACCATCAAGTCGCACAAGTCAGACTACCAATGTTATGGCAACCCACTGATCTTGTCTGAGTTCTCAGGTAGCTCCACACTGCTGAAGGATGCCATCATTGTGAACCCATGGGACTCCGTCGCAGTTGCAAAATCCATCAACATGGCTTTGAACTTGACCAAGTCCGCCGCCAGCGAATTGCAGGCCAAGTTGTCCCCTGAGGTGCCCACCGTCCAATCCTGGACGGACAAATACTTGAAGACATTGTCCAGTCAAAATACGGATCAATCCAGCGGTGGGAAGATCACACCGGCTTTGAACAGACCAGTACTGTTGGACACGTACAACCAGGCAAAGCGCCgtttgtttctgtttgattACGATGGTACATTGACTCCTATTGTACAAGACCCGGCAGCAGCTATCCCCACTGCCAAATTGTACACCATCCTGGAGAAGCTCGCTGCTGATCCCCGGAACCAGATTTGGATCATCTCAGGTAGAGACCAACAGTTTTTGGGGAAGTGGATTgggtccaagaacaagaggcTCGGGCTATCCGCAGAGCACGGTTGTTTTATCAAGGACATTGACTGTCCTGAATGGGTCAACCTGACTGAAAAGGTAGACATGTCATGGCAGGAACGTGTCGGGAAGGCAATGGAGGAGATCACGAATAAGACACAGGGTTCCTTCATCgagaggaagaaagtggcCCTCACTTGGCATTACAGGCGTGCTGTCCCGGAATTGGGTGAGTTCCACGCAGcggagttgaaaaaaatgttgaagagtGTCTGCGACGAGTACGACCTGGAAATCATGGATGGTAAGGCCAACATTGAGGTGAGACCAAGATTCGTTAACAAGGGTGAGATTGTCAAGAGACTCGTGTGGCATGAACATGGCACAGAACAGGATCTATTGAAACCCGTTAATGAAAAAGTTGACATCAACAAAATGCCTGATTTCATTCTGTGTCTGGGTGATGACTTCACTGACGAGGACATGTTCAGAGAATTGAACACGATCGAGGACAAATGGGAAGAAAAATACCCtgaaaacaagaacagCCACAAAAATTTCGGTATTTACCCTGTGACCGTGGGTTCCGCTTCCAAGCAAACGATTGCGAAAGCACATTTGACCGACCCTGGTCAAGTCCTTGACACCTTGGGTTTATTGATTGGTAACGTTTCCCTGTTCCAAAGTGCAGGTACTGTTGAATTGGATAGTAGAGGCCACGTTAAGAACAGTGAGAGTAGTTTGAAATCGCAGCTGGCTGGAGAAAAGTACATACTGAAGAAAAGCGCCTCCTCAACGAGCATCAAAAAGGTCAACAAATGA
- the PET100 gene encoding Pet100p (similar to Saccharomyces cerevisiae PET100 (YDR079W); ancestral locus Anc_8.209): MRFRLPFKYTRAQLEIFRFSFCLLSPIAVMYYIGTNTDIKLNVPGFWPDPATLNQIPKERYEIKAELARMKRERLEKRLEMEKRLRDEFGIENIEAEKEKIRQELKLKNV; encoded by the coding sequence ATGCGCTTCAGATTACCATTCAAATATACGAGGGCACAACTGGAGATCTTTAGGTTCTCCTTTTGTCTGCTCTCCCCCATTGCAGTGATGTACTACATCGGTACAAATACGGATATCAAGTTGAACGTTCCTGGGTTTTGGCCTGACCCTGCGACTTTGAACCAGATCCCAAAGGAACGGTACGAGATTAAGGCGGAGTTGGCACGGATGAAAAGGGAGCGCCTGGAGAAACGACTCGAGATGGAGAAGAGATTACGAGATGAGTTTGGCATCGAGAACATAGAAgctgaaaaggaaaagatcaGGCAGGAactgaaactgaaaaacGTGTAA
- the RAD55 gene encoding putative DNA-dependent ATPase RAD55 (similar to Saccharomyces cerevisiae RAD55 (YDR076W); ancestral locus Anc_8.200), which yields MVGVLLSQLITDDKNLPLKSGIPSLDEHLNGGFARRSIYEIFGPPGIGKTLFGIQLINVNFHAGGEKVLWIDCNKASPMSCIDSGSERNVSHVFIHKISELLIFLQNLMLPDNEYPPYSLIIVDGFSQLLNNNLNVISKRREKYDPFYLHTVKCKNLVLLLSKMTKYAHINNSTILLLDDSMNTTYQQHLLSALDNSTLGIVADGSNFFVSDSAAIAQRRRNVHTLKSALVANAGMGNKDSKWEIFLKYRIGLFWDFLNKKSYMKKGSNKLYRTRVAIVYDLHGNNAERGKSPRDGETNSNGKRPRIWGNSTPVPQYNSEDHVVVPFQFPLAYGQQEQEQEQRESTPPDLQAANLQQAAPLHSPLTHPTVLTSFQNSVSSSLQLSSFTTNSSTSPTSASPTDDHHLFPSANAADDVAYDSDV from the coding sequence ATGGTTGGCGTATTACTATCACAACTAATCACTGATGACAAGAATTTGCCGCTCAAGAGTGGTATCCCCTCATTAGATGAACATTTGAACGGCGGGTTTGCAAGAAGGTCAATTTATGAAATATTTGGCCCGCCTGGTATTGGGAAAACATTGTTTGGCATTCAATTGATCAACGTCAATTTTCATGCTGGTGGTGAGAAAGTTCTCTGGATAGACTGCAACAAAGCCAGTCCGATGAGTTGTATTGATAGCGGTAGTGAACGTAATGTATCGCACGTATTCATTCATAAAATTTCTGAACTGTTAATATTCTTACAGAACTTGATGCTACCGGATAACGAGTACCCGCCATATTCCCTCATTATTGTGGATGGATTTTCGCAGTTATTGAACAACAATCTGAATGTGATTAGCAAAAGAAGGGAAAAGTACGATCCCTTCTACTTACACACTGTGAAATGCAAGAACTTGGTGTTACTGTTAAGCAAGATGACCAAATACGCGcacatcaacaacagtacTATACTTCTTCTCGACGACTCTATGAATACCACATACCAACAGCACTTGCTCTCGGCGTTAGATAACAGCACGCTAGGAATTGTTGCTGATGGaagcaatttttttgtctctGACTCTGCGGCAATCGCGCAACGTCGGAGGAATGTgcacactttgaagagtgCCCTGGTGGCCAACGCTGGGATGGGGAACAAAGATTCCAAATGGGAAATATTCCTGAAGTATCGTATCGGCCTGTTTTGGGACTTCCTCAACAAGAAATCCTACATGAAAAAGGGGAGCAACAAGCTCTATAGAACCCGAGTAGCTATAGTATACGACCTGCATGGTAACAATGCAGAGAGGGGCAAGTCTCCACGAGACGGCGAGACAAACTCAAACGGGAAGAGACCGAGGATATGGGGCAATTCTACCCCTGTTCCCCAATACAACTCCGAGGACCATGTGGTTGTCCCCTTCCAGTTTCCCCTCGCTTACGGgcaacaagaacaagaacaagaacaacggGAGTCGACCCCACCTGATCTTCAGGCCGCAAACTTGCAACAGGCGGCACCCTTACATTCTCCCCTGACGCATCCAACAGTTCTAACCTCTTTCCAGAATTCTGTGTCCAGCAGTTTGCAACTATCCTCCTTCACAACCAACTCCTCCACCTCCCCCACGTCAGCATCCCCGACAGACGACCACCACCTGTTTCCCTCAGCGAACGCTGCCGATGACGTGGCTTACGATAGCGACGTCTAG
- the SHU2 gene encoding Shu2p (similar to Saccharomyces cerevisiae SHU2 (YDR078C); ancestral locus Anc_8.203), translating into MEHSVSIIDLLSRFIGDGKDGEELDGNVASFLYYLFPRELFVRALSLLESNDMFIYCYDSAEATSETLLSKFINTDFLDLDIMYRLIVKSGENDSDVPISVDLAQWFCSCDDFSKLFTDVGNENPEGSIQDVLLKEIDDFDQFSDDKFAQFDSHSLNTQRYLQFEKVMCPHLLAFAILLLADGKNLRHFAALKRSVVLIPVGSIDEWLKLHINIV; encoded by the coding sequence ATGGAGCATTCGGTGAGCATTATAGACTTGCTTAGCAGATTTATTGGCGATGGCAAAGATGGAGAGGAGTTGGACGGTAACGTAGCCTCGTTTCTGTACTATCTGTTTCCTCGGGAACTGTTCGTGCGGGCACTATCACTTTTAGAATCGAACGATATGTTCATATACTGTTATGATAGTGCAGAGGCGACTTCGGAGACTCTTTTGAGTAAATTCATCAACACGGATTTCCTAGACCTCGATATTATGTATCGTTTGATTGTCAAATCTGGAGAAAACGATTCCGATGTGCCAATAAGTGTGGATTTAGCACAATGGTTCTGCTCTTGCGATGACTTCTCCAAACTGTTCACCGACGTAGGCAACGAAAACCCCGAGGGGAGTATACAGGACGTTTTACTCAAGGAGATAGATGACTTTGACCAGTTCTCGGATGACAAGTTTGCTCAGTTTGACTCGCACAGTTTAAATACGCAACGTTATTTACAATTCGAGAAAGTGATGTGTCCGCATTTATTGGCGTTTGCCATTCTACTTCTCGCAGATGGCAAGAACCTACGACATTTCgctgctttgaagagaagCGTCGTGCTCATACCGGTGGGTAGCATCGACGAATGGTTAAAATTGCATATAAACATTGTATAA
- the VPS41 gene encoding Vps41p (similar to Saccharomyces cerevisiae VPS41 (YDR080W); ancestral locus Anc_8.212), with protein sequence MPQSEEDASVHETVTINDPVTTLKNDSEGDQPQNGGPDTTDHPQNALEGGESRSTSDEESQSDSDTEDEPPTVKYSRISKLPQSFFQRDSISCCKFSESRFLFGTHSGLLHLTHSDFSPIKTLKCHRSSIMSIYCNTEYFATASMDGTVIIGAFDDFNNLTAFDFKRPVHAVVLDDDYKTNKTFLSGGMAGEIVLSQRNWLGNRMDRVISKGNGIVSGIHKLGTVIFWMNDLGVTFFDINSKSELLNVPFESENQNGIRPDLLKPQVHFPEVDRIIIGWADNVWLFKVSLILPTAKNDITNNLGSIISSATSSLRPLPDKKVELERHFRIPLLLAGIVSFKDDQLLCLGFDYTTDLEMKFKGETPHLKTFDTMTGEEMNDEEVVIKNYEKLSINDYHLGKYIHGTSMPKYFLISATDFIMIEEFSLYDHYKWFLNHNMILKAWDLAQYLDISYEERLELGISYLNAEIEAGSIDDVGTKISKIFGPCKEEVIMNNNSDLHHYVVRQWQGVILKLINERHVNDNLIDNIPIEPRLDKSLYDTILLRYLYESDGKDKFTALLSKWDVSLYSEEIIQGHLETLVRKKDSNCAFYRERLIYTYLQSEKYSKAVPHMLEIKDKNVIHLLINNEQLIPQFTDILINIVLLPFDSPDLNGISDLSKTETKQIFKSSIRLLVVASRHISVSRIITLFEQNEANLDLNLLLLCFLEQLPTNEQTITEQFEDKMVILYSKYDSTKLLRFLKDKTSYNVEKAIDICTAQSGLYNELIYLWGKIGETKKALSIIVDELDDAVLAVDFVKSWGDVELWDFLIGYTMNKPNFVELLLQNYNALGDKYISVVQGVDDDLNINGLHRILSETLNENSLSLRVKKNIFQIVDDETNLYAKELLTIRDQGKVFEGNA encoded by the coding sequence ATGCCTCAGTCCGAAGAGGATGCGAGTGTGCATGAGACTGTGACCATTAATGATCCTGTTACCACGCTGAAGAATGACTCTGAAGGGGATCAGCCTCAAAATGGTGGACCCGATACTACGGACCACCCTCAAAATGCATTGGAAGGGGGAGAATCCCGATCGACCAGTGATGAGGAGAGTCAATCTGATTCCGATACGGAAGATGAACCTCCAACCGTGAAGTATTCGAGGATCAGCAAACTGCCTCAAAgcttctttcaaagagactCGATATCGTGTTGCAAGTTTTCAGAGAGCAGGTTTCTCTTTGGAACGCATTCTGGCCTTTTACACCTAACCCACTCAGATTTTTCCCCAATCAAGACATTGAAGTGCCACAGATCTTCGATAATGTCCATTTATTGCAACACGGAGTATTTTGCCACAGCATCAATGGATGGAACTGTCATTATCGGAGCATTTGATGATTTCAACAACTTGACAGCTTTTGATTTTAAGCGACCTGTACATGCAGTTGTACTGGACGATGACTATAAGACCAACAAAACGTTCTTATCGGGTGGCATGGCAGGTGAAATTGTACTCTCTCAAAGAAACTGGCTTGGTAACAGAATGGATCGCGTGATAAGTAAAGGCAACGGTATTGTATCCGGTATACACAAACTTGGTACCGTCATATTTTGGATGAACGATCTTGGGGTGACCTTCTTTGACATCAATAGCAAGAGCGAATTGCTAAACGTTCCGTTTGAGTCTGAAAATCAAAACGGTATACGACCAGACCTTTTGAAACCACAAGTACATTTCCCGGAAGTGGATAGGATTATTATAGGCTGGGCTGATAACGTGTGGCTATTCAAAGTTTCCTTAATATTACCAACGGCCAAGAACGACATCACCAATAACTTAGGATCCATAATCTCCTcagcaacttcaagttTAAGGCCGTTACCAGACAAAAAGGTGGAATTAGAGAGGCATTTCAGAATCCCATTATTGTTAGCAGGTATTGTATCATTCAAAGATGATCAGTTACTGTGCCTGGGTTTTGATTATACAACTGATCTTGAAATGAAGTTCAAGGGGGAGACTCCACACCTAAAGACTTTTGATACAATGACAGGAGAAGAAATGAATGACGAGGAAGTGGTGATAAAAAATTATGAGAAATTATCAATTAATGATTACCACTTAGGAAAGTACATTCACGGTACATCAATGccaaaatattttctgaTAAGTGCTACCGATTTTATAATGATTGAAGAGTTTTCGCTGTATGACCATTATAAATGGTTTTTAAACCATAATATGATATTGAAGGCTTGGGATTTGGCTCAGTATTTGGATATTTCGTACGAAGAGCGACTAGAACTGGGTATCAGCTATTTGAATGCCGAAATCGAAGCTGGTAGCATTGACGATGTAGGGAcgaaaatatcgaaaatATTCGGACCTTGCAAGGAAGAAGTAATAATGAATAACAATTCCGACTTGCATCATTATGTAGTAAGGCAATGGCAAGGTGTCATTCTGAAGCTAATAAACGAACGACATGTTAACGACAATTTAATTGATAATATACCGATTGAACCACGCCTAGACAAATCCTTGTATGACACTATTTTACTCCGTTACCTCTACGAATCCGATGGAAAGGATAAATTTACAGCATTGTTGAGCAAGTGGGACGTTTCTCTGTATTCAGAGGAAATAATTCAGGGACATTTGGAAACTCTGGTGAGGAAAAAAGATTCCAATTGTGCATTCTATCGTGAGCGACTCATCTACACTTATTTACAGTCCGAGAAGTATTCCAAGGCAGTCCCACACATGCTTGAAATTAAAGATAAAAATGTCATCCACCTTTTGATCAACAACGAACAACTGATACCCCAATTTACAGATATATTGATCAACATCGTCCTTTTACCGTTTGATAGTCCTGATTTGAACGGTATCTCCGACTTATCTAAAACGGAGACAAAACAGATTTTTAAAAGCTCGATTAGACTATTAGTTGTTGCGAGTAGACATATTTCCGTTTCCCGCATCATCACCTTGTTTGAACAGAATGAGGCAAATCTCGATTTGaatctccttcttctttgctttTTGGAGCAGCTCCCAACCAACGAACAGACCATCACCGAACAATTTGAGGACAAAATGGTAATATTGTACTCCAAGTATGATTCTACAAAACTGTTAAGATTTCTGAAGGACAAGACGAGTTACAATGTTGAAAAGGCGATTGACATATGTACAGCCCAATCGGGACTTTATAACGAGTTGATCTATTTGTGGGGCAAGATAGGGGAGACGAAGAAGGCGCTGAGTATTATAGTGGATGAGTTGGATGACGCTGTGTTGGCAGTCGATTTTGTGAAGAGCTGGGGGGACGTTGAGTTATGGGATTTTTTGATAGGCTACACCATGAACAAACCCAATTTCGTTGAGCTGCTCTTGCAAAACTACAACGCATTGGGTGACAAGTATATTTCCGTGGTTCAAGGTGTCGATGATGATCTGAACATCAACGGACTACACCGAATACTGAGCGAGACTTTGAACGAAAACTCTTTGAGTCTGCGagtgaagaaaaacattttccaaattgtCGATGATGAAACCAACCTATACGCGAAGGAGCTTCTAACTATTCGTGACCAGGGGAAGGTCTTCGAGGGCAATGCATAA